One genomic segment of Desulforamulus reducens MI-1 includes these proteins:
- a CDS encoding metal ABC transporter substrate-binding protein has product MNRIIVSFLVFFLLTGITTGCGTKQIQEKDDQKDLLRVYTSIYPLYDFAKQVGGNHVIVKNIIPPGSEPHEWEPSPQDVAQMTEADVIILSGTGVEPWADKIITSLDRQKITVINAGQNIQLIPGSMHHHDDKNAGKDGNKDPHVWLDPINAKIMVDNILAGLVKTDMRNKASYEANALQFKAELDKLHEEYQSGLANVSKKEFVTSHSAFGYLAKRYGLIEIPVRGISAENEPSPADMAAIVELARKKNINYIFFETLVNPKVSETIARELKAEVLVLNPLGGLSEQELAAGENYLSVMRHNLKNLKIALGVGQNE; this is encoded by the coding sequence ATGAATAGAATTATTGTCAGTTTTCTGGTGTTTTTCCTACTAACAGGTATCACTACAGGTTGTGGAACAAAACAAATACAAGAGAAGGATGACCAGAAGGATTTACTAAGAGTTTATACCAGTATCTATCCCCTTTATGATTTTGCCAAACAAGTGGGCGGTAACCACGTGATTGTAAAAAATATTATACCACCTGGATCAGAACCCCACGAGTGGGAACCCAGCCCCCAGGATGTTGCCCAAATGACAGAAGCCGATGTCATCATTCTCAGTGGAACCGGTGTAGAACCCTGGGCCGATAAGATTATAACCAGTCTGGATAGGCAAAAGATTACCGTTATTAATGCAGGCCAAAATATTCAATTAATCCCTGGAAGTATGCACCACCACGATGATAAAAATGCTGGAAAAGATGGGAATAAAGATCCCCATGTTTGGTTGGACCCAATTAATGCCAAAATAATGGTAGATAATATTTTAGCCGGTCTAGTAAAAACGGATATGAGGAACAAAGCCTCTTATGAAGCCAATGCCCTGCAATTTAAGGCAGAGCTGGATAAACTCCATGAAGAGTATCAATCTGGTTTAGCTAATGTCAGCAAAAAAGAATTTGTTACTTCCCACTCTGCCTTTGGTTATCTGGCCAAGCGCTATGGGTTGATAGAAATTCCCGTTCGGGGGATTTCGGCTGAAAATGAACCCAGCCCCGCAGATATGGCTGCCATCGTGGAACTTGCCCGGAAAAAAAACATAAACTACATTTTTTTTGAAACGCTGGTAAATCCAAAAGTTTCTGAGACAATTGCACGTGAGTTAAAGGCTGAAGTTTTGGTCTTAAATCCTTTGGGAGGGCTCTCGGAACAAGAACTGGCAGCGGGGGAAAATTATCTTTCTGTAATGCGGCATAATCTCAAAAATTTAAAAATTGCTCTGGGAGTTGGACAAAATGAATAA
- a CDS encoding metal ABC transporter ATP-binding protein: MNKKIITIEGLSFTYGCHPVLNNINLSISSGDVVAIIGPNGSGKTTLLKLVLGQLKPTAGSIKLFGTEAHKLKERFRIGYLAQKATGFNAQFPATVREVICSGRVPRRGLFRSLTKQDHVLVEQILEQVGLKQFANQSIGTLSGGQQQRVLLARALVSQPDLLILDEPNTGVDSHALASMYELLKDLNRCQGITMLIVSHELEGLSSLVSHQICLDKHICTCSCHSFNDPENQLRFCDRRINNHVKAKEPCYGNLSI; encoded by the coding sequence ATGAATAAGAAAATCATTACAATAGAAGGCCTGAGTTTTACCTATGGTTGCCACCCGGTACTAAATAACATTAACCTTAGTATCTCATCCGGTGATGTGGTAGCCATTATCGGTCCTAACGGGTCTGGTAAAACTACCCTATTAAAGCTGGTACTGGGTCAATTAAAACCCACTGCTGGTTCTATTAAACTATTTGGTACTGAGGCACACAAACTAAAGGAAAGATTTCGCATTGGTTATCTGGCCCAAAAGGCAACTGGTTTTAACGCCCAGTTTCCAGCCACTGTCAGGGAAGTGATTTGTTCCGGTCGGGTCCCCCGGCGGGGACTTTTCCGCTCACTGACAAAACAAGATCATGTTCTTGTTGAGCAGATTCTGGAGCAGGTGGGTTTGAAACAATTTGCTAATCAATCTATCGGTACCCTTTCTGGCGGGCAACAGCAAAGAGTTCTCTTGGCCCGGGCTTTGGTTTCACAACCGGACCTCCTAATTCTGGATGAACCAAACACTGGAGTTGATAGCCATGCTTTAGCATCCATGTATGAGTTACTAAAGGATCTAAACCGCTGTCAGGGTATTACCATGCTGATCGTCTCCCATGAATTGGAGGGCTTGTCCTCTCTGGTGAGTCACCAAATTTGCCTGGATAAACATATTTGTACCTGTTCTTGTCATAGTTTTAACGACCCTGAAAACCAACTACGCTTTTGCGATAGACGGATCAATAATCATGTAAAAGCAAAGGAGCCTTGTTATGGAAATCTTTCAATATGA
- a CDS encoding metal ABC transporter permease yields MEIFQYEFMQRALIAGFLVGLICPAVGLFITVRRMSMISDALAHVCLSGVAAGIITGIHPVLSASLFAAGGGLLIERLRKAYHTYSEISIAIILSAGVALGAILLDLGKGYSANFISYLFGSIVAISTDDLKIISLMGFSILLLIHLLNKEMFAISFDEDHARVSGIPVDAISICFTIITALTIAMSIRVVGILLVSSLMVLPVATSMRLASSFRSAMLLAILFAESAILVGLFASFYINLAPGGSIVMTSVILLVATLVYQHLIHKIAVHKAAVS; encoded by the coding sequence ATGGAAATCTTTCAATATGAGTTTATGCAGCGGGCCTTAATAGCTGGATTTTTAGTAGGTCTTATTTGTCCCGCTGTAGGTTTATTTATTACTGTGCGTAGAATGTCTATGATTTCCGACGCCCTAGCCCATGTTTGTTTATCCGGTGTGGCTGCAGGGATCATAACGGGTATTCACCCGGTATTAAGTGCTTCACTATTTGCCGCCGGAGGAGGACTATTGATAGAACGGCTGCGCAAGGCCTACCATACTTATTCTGAGATCTCCATTGCCATTATTCTTTCCGCCGGGGTGGCCTTGGGGGCCATTCTTTTGGATTTAGGCAAGGGATATAGTGCAAACTTTATTAGTTATCTGTTTGGCAGCATTGTGGCAATCAGTACCGATGACCTAAAAATCATATCTTTGATGGGTTTTTCCATTCTCCTTTTGATTCACCTGTTAAATAAGGAAATGTTTGCTATTTCCTTCGATGAAGACCATGCCCGTGTAAGTGGAATACCCGTGGACGCCATTAGCATCTGCTTTACCATAATCACCGCCTTGACCATTGCCATGTCCATCCGGGTGGTGGGGATCTTACTGGTTTCTTCATTGATGGTTTTACCTGTTGCCACTTCCATGCGCTTGGCCTCCAGTTTCCGCAGCGCCATGCTGCTAGCCATTTTGTTTGCAGAAAGTGCAATCTTGGTAGGCTTGTTTGCCTCCTTTTACATAAACCTAGCACCCGGTGGTTCCATCGTTATGACTTCGGTGATTTTATTGGTTGCTACCCTAGTCTACCAGCACTTGATCCATAAAATAGCAGTGCATAAAGCAGCTGTTTCTTAG
- a CDS encoding aminopeptidase: protein MSSLQFGAQVALDVCLGVKKGETVLVIADQGTKTVGSTLWEQAIELGTEALYLEMLPRSVNGEEPPEAIAEAMKKAHVVIAATSKSLSHTKARREANQSGARIASMPGVTGEMLARTMAADYQRIKTLSHKIATILNAGNEAHITTPAGTNLTMSLKGRAAHPDTGMLQERGSFSNLPAGEAYIAPMEGTSNGVLVIDGAMSGIGMLKGEVIHITVKDGYAIGIQGGQGAKVLEEMLKPLGRDAYNIAELGVGTNDKAIITGNVLEDEKVLGTVHVALGNSVSFGGKVEVPIHLDGILLKPTLIVDGQEILKEGTLMVS from the coding sequence ATGAGTAGTTTACAATTTGGTGCACAAGTTGCTTTAGATGTCTGTCTAGGCGTGAAAAAGGGGGAAACTGTTTTAGTGATTGCCGATCAGGGCACAAAAACCGTAGGTTCCACCCTTTGGGAGCAGGCCATAGAGCTGGGTACAGAAGCCCTTTATTTAGAAATGCTTCCCCGTTCAGTGAATGGCGAAGAACCTCCTGAAGCAATTGCTGAAGCCATGAAGAAGGCACACGTAGTGATCGCTGCCACTTCCAAGTCTCTGTCTCATACAAAGGCCCGTCGCGAAGCCAATCAAAGCGGTGCCAGAATTGCTTCAATGCCTGGTGTTACAGGAGAAATGCTGGCTCGAACAATGGCTGCGGACTATCAAAGGATTAAAACCCTAAGTCATAAGATCGCTACGATTTTAAACGCCGGCAATGAAGCCCATATAACCACACCCGCAGGTACCAACCTTACCATGTCTTTAAAGGGCCGTGCTGCCCACCCTGATACCGGTATGCTACAGGAACGGGGATCCTTCAGCAACCTGCCCGCAGGAGAAGCCTATATCGCTCCCATGGAGGGAACCAGCAACGGGGTACTGGTTATTGATGGAGCCATGTCCGGCATCGGTATGTTGAAGGGAGAAGTTATCCATATTACAGTGAAAGACGGCTATGCCATTGGTATCCAGGGAGGTCAGGGCGCCAAGGTTCTGGAGGAGATGTTAAAACCCCTTGGTAGGGATGCTTATAATATCGCAGAATTGGGTGTAGGTACAAATGATAAAGCCATTATTACAGGCAATGTACTGGAAGATGAAAAGGTTTTGGGTACAGTTCACGTGGCCCTGGGCAACAGTGTTAGTTTCGGTGGGAAGGTGGAGGTACCGATCCATTTAGACGGCATATTACTTAAACCTACCCTTATAGTGGACGGGCAAGAAATTCTGAAGGAAGGAACCCTGATGGTTTCTTAG
- a CDS encoding OPT family oligopeptide transporter encodes MAKKARDIINQDVVEQKSDSLEGAYGGISGKKYVPFVSTQKALVEFTVRSLVIGAVLSVLFGVANTYLGLKVGLTVSASIPAAVLATGLYKLFFRSGNILERNIVQTVASSGESIAGGIMFTLPALFLWGMDMKVMTVVIASVLGGLIGVLFFIPLRRYLTVEEHGKLIYPEGMACAEVLVSGEKGGAGAGLVFAGIAVGGVYKFFSSGLMAWRESPEWKLPFLSNGLIGINALPSLLGVGFIVGFDVGKFMLAGGLFAWLVIIPLISYFGQAVPTAIFPSDVPIAQMDAWAIWSKYVRYIGAGAVAAGGFISLATSAPTIFKSFRAAMSGLASSQGGESEKRTEKDLSLAIVLGGTLLVAAIITFTPIVPGGVVGALSVLFFGFFFAAVSSRIVGIVGVSNNPVSGMTIATLLVLSAIVKGLGFSGETGMVVAIVLGSIVCVAIAVAGATAQNAKTTFILGGTPKYAQVAQYVGVIASAYFVGAIIVMLHGAYTMGSADLPAPQATLMSMVTKGVITGTLPWEFVIMGLVFGVAIYLMGLPILPVALGLYLPVHLSMGILFGGVVRILVEKGIAAQDELKDKVERGVLISSGLIAGDALIGILIAFFAYIEYNIAFLKGTVLAANNWFALAMFLVVAWFTYWYTNRKDVQKDLNI; translated from the coding sequence TTGGCTAAAAAAGCAAGAGATATCATTAACCAGGACGTCGTAGAACAAAAAAGTGATAGTTTGGAGGGAGCCTACGGAGGGATCTCCGGCAAAAAATATGTACCCTTTGTCTCCACACAAAAGGCATTGGTTGAGTTTACTGTCAGGTCCCTGGTTATTGGTGCTGTACTTTCGGTGCTTTTTGGCGTAGCCAATACATATCTTGGCTTAAAAGTTGGTCTAACAGTCAGTGCTTCTATCCCCGCTGCGGTACTGGCCACCGGACTCTATAAGTTATTTTTCCGTAGCGGTAACATTTTAGAGAGAAACATCGTGCAAACTGTGGCTTCCTCCGGTGAAAGTATTGCCGGGGGTATTATGTTCACCTTGCCAGCTCTGTTTCTCTGGGGTATGGATATGAAAGTAATGACCGTGGTCATTGCCTCGGTACTGGGTGGTCTTATTGGTGTCTTGTTTTTTATTCCCTTACGAAGATATCTAACCGTTGAAGAGCATGGAAAGCTCATCTACCCAGAAGGTATGGCCTGTGCAGAGGTGCTGGTATCCGGTGAAAAGGGCGGTGCCGGAGCAGGTTTAGTGTTTGCAGGAATTGCCGTTGGTGGCGTATATAAGTTTTTCTCCAGCGGTTTGATGGCTTGGCGCGAAAGCCCTGAGTGGAAACTCCCCTTCCTCTCCAACGGGCTTATAGGCATTAATGCTCTGCCCTCACTGCTGGGGGTGGGCTTTATCGTGGGTTTTGATGTGGGGAAGTTTATGTTGGCAGGTGGACTGTTCGCCTGGTTGGTTATTATCCCTCTCATCAGTTACTTCGGACAAGCAGTGCCCACTGCCATTTTCCCCAGTGACGTTCCCATTGCCCAGATGGATGCCTGGGCCATATGGAGTAAATATGTACGCTATATAGGTGCCGGAGCTGTGGCTGCCGGTGGTTTTATCTCCTTAGCAACCTCTGCTCCTACAATTTTTAAATCCTTTCGGGCTGCCATGTCCGGCTTGGCGTCCAGCCAGGGAGGCGAAAGCGAAAAACGTACAGAAAAGGATCTTTCTCTGGCCATCGTGTTAGGAGGCACCCTGCTGGTGGCCGCCATCATTACCTTTACACCCATTGTTCCCGGTGGGGTTGTGGGTGCCCTTTCCGTTTTGTTCTTCGGTTTCTTTTTTGCCGCGGTTTCCAGCCGAATTGTTGGCATCGTCGGTGTATCCAATAATCCTGTGTCCGGCATGACCATTGCAACGTTATTGGTACTCAGTGCCATTGTAAAAGGTTTGGGATTTTCCGGAGAAACTGGTATGGTGGTGGCTATTGTACTGGGTTCCATTGTTTGTGTGGCCATTGCGGTGGCCGGTGCCACAGCCCAGAACGCTAAGACCACCTTTATTTTAGGGGGCACGCCTAAATATGCACAGGTTGCCCAATATGTAGGTGTCATTGCCAGTGCTTATTTTGTTGGTGCCATTATTGTTATGCTGCACGGGGCCTATACAATGGGCTCTGCAGATCTGCCAGCGCCCCAAGCTACATTAATGTCAATGGTAACCAAAGGTGTTATTACCGGTACTCTGCCCTGGGAGTTTGTGATTATGGGACTGGTATTTGGGGTGGCCATATATTTGATGGGTCTGCCCATCCTTCCAGTGGCCCTTGGTCTTTACCTGCCGGTGCATTTAAGTATGGGTATTCTCTTTGGGGGGGTTGTACGAATCCTAGTAGAAAAGGGCATTGCTGCCCAGGATGAATTGAAAGATAAAGTTGAGCGAGGTGTACTAATCTCTTCCGGACTGATTGCCGGAGATGCCTTGATCGGTATTTTGATTGCCTTCTTTGCCTATATTGAATACAATATAGCTTTCCTTAAGGGAACTGTTCTGGCAGCCAACAACTGGTTTGCTTTGGCCATGTTCCTCGTAGTGGCCTGGTTTACCTACTGGTATACAAATCGCAAGGATGTACAGAAAGATTTAAATATCTAA
- a CDS encoding HD-GYP domain-containing protein: protein MRKIPLDYIRPGMQTAKRVYSASGHVLLNAGVKLTSGYIQQLKKLGIPSLYIEDKFTEDILIKDVIPDELRMQTIKEVKNIFSKEVGSGKFTYQDAARMERAVQDIITELICNRAAVVNITDIRSYDDYTYAHSVNVCILAILAGLSMELSKPSLYHLGMGALLHDIGKVQIPRAILNKPGKLTAEEFTVIKNHSTYSYNSLRKYEGISHLSALIAYEHHEKYDGSGYPKGLKQGEIHQLSQITGMVDMYDALTADRVYRKAFPPQEACEMIAAAGNYFFDFNIIDPFLRNIAPYPLGTFVELSNGCLGVVVEVEKGYPANPTVRVLLDQNKEPTSSYLINLGEKLDLVISQVVPENQLLKLEQGKLKAR, encoded by the coding sequence ATGAGAAAGATACCGTTGGATTACATAAGGCCAGGTATGCAAACTGCTAAAAGGGTTTACAGTGCATCAGGCCATGTTTTATTAAATGCTGGTGTTAAACTAACATCAGGCTACATCCAACAATTAAAAAAATTAGGTATTCCATCCCTATATATTGAAGATAAATTCACAGAGGACATTCTCATTAAAGATGTTATTCCAGATGAACTACGAATGCAAACCATTAAAGAGGTTAAAAACATTTTTAGTAAGGAAGTCGGTTCGGGAAAATTCACCTATCAAGATGCAGCTAGGATGGAAAGAGCGGTGCAGGATATTATTACAGAGTTAATTTGCAATCGGGCTGCGGTGGTCAATATCACTGATATTAGGTCCTATGATGATTATACCTATGCCCATTCTGTAAATGTTTGTATCCTTGCTATTTTAGCTGGTCTGTCAATGGAACTAAGTAAACCCTCCCTTTATCATTTAGGTATGGGAGCTCTGTTACATGACATAGGAAAGGTGCAGATTCCCCGGGCCATACTGAACAAGCCTGGCAAACTTACGGCGGAAGAATTTACCGTAATTAAAAATCATTCAACCTATAGCTACAATAGTTTAAGAAAATATGAAGGTATCAGTCACCTAAGTGCCCTAATAGCTTACGAACACCATGAAAAATATGATGGATCTGGCTATCCAAAGGGCCTTAAGCAAGGAGAAATTCATCAGCTTTCTCAGATAACCGGTATGGTAGATATGTATGATGCACTAACCGCGGACAGGGTCTATCGTAAAGCTTTTCCGCCCCAGGAAGCCTGCGAAATGATTGCGGCGGCCGGGAACTATTTTTTTGATTTCAATATTATTGATCCCTTTTTACGAAACATAGCGCCCTACCCACTGGGAACCTTTGTGGAATTAAGCAATGGCTGTCTGGGGGTGGTGGTCGAAGTGGAAAAGGGGTATCCCGCTAATCCTACGGTACGAGTGCTTTTGGATCAGAATAAAGAACCAACAAGTTCCTATTTAATAAACTTAGGGGAAAAATTGGATTTGGTTATCTCTCAGGTGGTGCCAGAAAATCAACTGTTAAAATTGGAACAGGGTAAACTAAAAGCTAGATAA
- a CDS encoding methionine ABC transporter ATP-binding protein, which translates to MIEIKDLTKVYGSGVGEVKALDHVSLRVRKGEIYGIIGFSGAGKSTLIRCVNRLEKPTSGSIKVNGQEITSLDEAELRASRQKIGMIFQHFNLLSSRTVFDNVAFPLEICGLNKKEINEKVIRLLKLVGLADKANAYPSQLSGGQKQRVGIARALANDPIVLLCDEATSALDPATTSSILDLLKDINRKLDLTILMITHEMKVISEICDSVAVIEKGKIIEEGLVIDVFTQPQHPTTRRFVQTIINTDIPDSIKERLLAKGDGQIIRVSFIGDTTDKPIISTLVKQYDIDVNILYGNIDQIQDTSFGMLIIECMGAKANCQRAVEYLQKQGLRIEVLKNV; encoded by the coding sequence GTGATAGAAATTAAAGACCTAACCAAAGTTTACGGTTCCGGTGTCGGAGAGGTCAAAGCACTGGATCATGTAAGCCTGCGGGTTCGTAAGGGTGAAATCTACGGGATTATTGGCTTTAGCGGTGCCGGTAAAAGCACTCTAATCCGCTGTGTAAATAGGCTGGAAAAGCCTACTTCGGGCAGCATCAAAGTAAATGGGCAGGAAATAACCTCCTTAGATGAAGCAGAGCTAAGGGCCAGTCGTCAAAAAATTGGTATGATTTTCCAACATTTTAACCTATTGTCTTCACGGACAGTGTTTGATAACGTTGCTTTTCCCTTGGAAATTTGTGGACTTAACAAGAAAGAAATTAATGAAAAGGTTATCCGTCTGCTGAAACTGGTTGGTCTGGCCGACAAAGCCAATGCCTATCCATCTCAACTATCCGGTGGACAAAAACAACGGGTAGGTATCGCCCGGGCCTTAGCCAATGACCCCATTGTTTTACTCTGTGATGAAGCCACCTCTGCCTTAGACCCGGCCACCACCAGTTCCATTTTAGACTTATTAAAGGATATAAATCGAAAATTAGATTTAACCATTCTTATGATTACTCACGAAATGAAAGTTATCTCGGAAATCTGTGATTCTGTGGCCGTTATAGAAAAGGGGAAAATCATTGAAGAGGGTCTGGTTATTGATGTATTTACCCAACCTCAACACCCCACCACCCGCCGCTTTGTGCAAACCATTATTAATACTGATATACCAGACAGTATTAAAGAACGACTGCTGGCAAAGGGCGACGGGCAGATTATTCGGGTTTCTTTTATTGGAGACACCACAGATAAACCGATAATTTCTACCCTGGTAAAACAATATGATATTGATGTTAATATTCTTTACGGAAACATTGACCAGATTCAGGATACCTCCTTTGGCATGTTAATTATTGAATGTATGGGAGCCAAAGCCAACTGTCAAAGGGCTGTTGAATATTTACAGAAACAAGGCTTAAGAATCGAGGTGTTAAAAAATGTCTAA